Genomic segment of Triticum aestivum cultivar Chinese Spring chromosome 6A, IWGSC CS RefSeq v2.1, whole genome shotgun sequence:
GTCTGGTTGTAGTGCTCTTAGCATTCTTGCACCGTAGTTCCCTTTCAGAGTACGGAGTACATAGCATCAAAATCACCGAGACGTTCCTCTTTGGTTCTGAATCGAGTGAAATGCATAAAACCAACACAGTCATGTCCGTAAATGCAGAAAACCATCACAATCGTGTCCATAAATGCAATAAACCACCATTTTATAAATTATAACAAAACGCAGTAGCTCTTGACAGTGAAAAAAAACACTGACCAAAATTTGAATCTCGTTTTGACGTGGCAAATCATACGCGTGACAAAGGGATATACAATGCTGACAAACATCTTCTTCGGTGTGGATCACCATTACGGCCTCCTCTGATGTGTGTGGTGGTTGGTGGGGGTGATTAGTGTAGGCTTTGGAGCGATAGATGATGCGTTGGGTCTTCATTTTATtccggagtagttcacccttggtcATATAGGCGTGCAGTGGTTGGGTCCAGTCTTGGGTGTGGATCACCAATACTGTCATTGACCCATtgaccggagttggttcctcggaaAGTTGCGTCTGCATTGAAGCGGCGGCTGACGAGAGGTTGCGTCGATCAGCGCTGCTCTCTGTCCGGTCACATCGCGCGGCATCAATGCTGGCTGCTCCATGCTCTGGGCCGGCATGAATGTGGCGCGGTAAGCGGAGCGTGCATCAAAAGGAAAGCACGGGAGAGGCGGGGGCGGGGGGGAGGTGGGCCATGGTGGTCAGAATAGGACTTGGAAGCAGTGGGGAAAAATACGTCCAGACCACACCACGGACCGATACAGGCACGTTGAATGGCTTCCGCAGTCCGGACAGCGCAGTACGAATGAATGCGGACAGGTGTTAGAGATACCCTTAATGAGGCTCTTATATTTGATTACAGGGTCATATATGTGTTTACGTACTGAAAGATCATGAACAGCAATTAAACTAGATGACCTTGATAATGGGCGTGCTAGGGCCAACAACGACCTAGTTACCTAAGCCACTGCAGGGTGCATGCATGGGTGCGCGCACACAGAGAAGCTAGCGATCGGCCGAGCATGCATGGAGCGATGCAGCCGGTCAGCAATTAGCAAATCTTAGTCAGGGACCAAACACCAAGAACTATGGCGTTTCCTCCAAACGCCAAAGAGCATGGCGTTTCGCCTTGCCACGTCAACGCCAACTAAGCTCATGCAGGCCAGGTCCAGACGCCATGGACCATGGCGTCTTCCGTGTAAGCCAAACATCAAGGATGTTGGCGTGACCAAAAAAGATCAGATTTAAACTTTTTTTACAAATGAGGTCAATTCTGGAATTTGTTTGCACAAAAGGTTAAAGCAGAAAATTTGTCCGCCTCCGCTTACCCATTCGAGCCCCCACTCTGTTTCCTCGCCATGTCTTGTTCATCCTGCTACGAATCTCTCTAGCAGAGCCGAGTtatgcatatgcatgcatgcatgctacgTGCGCTTTGTCCTCCTGCGCGAGCGTGTTGCATGCATGACCTTCAGCTTCAGGGGTCATTTAGTAAAAAAAAAAAAAGGAGTCCTGCGCGAGCTTGTTGCGACCATCGACGAGCAAGCCTACAGACAGAGGTGCACTCCATCAAGGGAATATCTCACAGCGCGCGCACAGAGAGACACTGCTATACTTGGCAATGCTACAGTACATATATGTGACCTATGCATGGAGTAGAAAGTAGACTAGCACGTAGTATCTCTGTTGGCACTGGATTGGGATGCGAAGCAGCGTGCAGATCTTTCTAGGGGCTTGTAGAAATGTAGCGTCCACATTTGTACAAGAAGAAAACAAGCCCActcaaaacaaaagaaagaaaaaggaaacaagccTGTCACTCTGCAACCCAATAATAAAGGAGGAGCTGTCACCCGCGTGTAAAGACCGTGGAGCAAACCGAAGACACTGCTGTTTATTCTGCCGAGGTAGGATTCGCGATCAGCGTATCCGCAGAGAACTAAAGTTTGCGGTAAATGGGGATGATACAAACATAGTACAAGCACACCGCACACGGCAAGAGTCTGGACTTTGGCTTTATGTTTCTTTTAGTTAACGATGAACTTTGGGCTTTGTTAAATAAATAAAAAAGTGCAGGATCATCATATAGAACGAATTCGATGATAGTCTTCTTCTCTTTAAAGCAAATGTTGATCCTGCCGAACGGGTTGGACAAGTGCTATAGATGATTTCCAACTCAAAGATTCTTTTGTTCGCAAAAAAGAAATGCCCTAAATGCGAAAATTTGAACCCGCTGCATGGAAACGGATGGAACCGCAAAGTGCTGTCGATCCGCATGTCATTATGACTTGATCTGCACGAGACGACGACGGAGAGCGCTCCACAACGCGTCGCCATGCATGCACGCACGTACAGTACGAATGCAGCGGCATATACTCCGACTGCACTACGTACTTACACGCAATGATGTCGAACCCACACAGCACAGGCGCAGCAATACACATGCGCGCCGCGCCGTCCACGGACAAGACGTGCAGTACGTTTCTTGTCCCCGCTAGCTTTCGACATCATCGGCGGCTACTCCTCCGCCTGAGCCTACCAGATTCTGTTTCTGCTACTTGATCGCATGCGCTGCTCGGCATCGATGATCTCGCTACTCTACTTCGCAATGCGCGCGGTAGGCCGATATATAGCTCTGCTCCCCTGGCCGTAGTCACGCGGCGCGGCGCCCGCCCAGCGATATACTATAACACGAGCCATCAAGGGCAAGCCAGCCAGCCAACACCCCACAGCAACTTGACTTCATCCATCTAGGAttcgagcgagcgagcgagagatgGCGAGGAAGGAGGCATGGAGGAGGAGCGGCTTGGTGAGGCAGTATACCAGGTCCAGCGTGCCGAGGATGAGGTGGACGGCCGAGCTCGAGAGCAGCTTCGTGGGAGCCGTCGAGCGCCTCGGCGGCCGGGACAGCGCCAGTACGTCCTCGGCTCCCCTTCGATTCCCTCCCCTTTCATGACCTTGGCGTGATGCGAAACGAAACTGCAGAGGTGACTCCGAAGCGCATTCTCAAGCTGATGGATGTCTCAGGGCTCACCATATCCCACGTCAAGAGCCACCTTCAGGTCAGTTCAGTTTTCCTCCTTCCTAGTACTAGCTTCGATGCTTCCGGGTTCTCTTGCTTGATGCTTCAGTCCAGACCGTAGCTAGTCGGTCTCTGGGATAATCGTGGCTTGGTTGCCTGTGTCGTATGTTCTCTTCAAACCAATTAAGAATGTGCCAAGTATGTATGCAATGTAACTcggtttttttgttgttgtttacaCAGATGTACAGATGCACACCGCATGACAATGGAAAGAAAGGTGACGGAGGCGCCAAAATTCGTTCTGCCTTTCTTCCTGGTATGTAGTACAGTTTCTTAGTGAAATCTTCTTGCAAACCTTCAGATTTTACTAGTACCTACTTTCTTTCTTGGGAACGGAGTAGTGCGTATTATAGTAAGACTGAAATTTGTTGATGATGATTGGCTGTAATGTAAGGTGGTGTTTGGTTTTCTAGTCCTAgattttttctagtcccaactaaaaagtccctagtctctAAAAAGTCTCTCTCTGTTTGTTTTCAGAGACTAAAAAGTCTCTggtcccttcctagaggttattaaataacCATGTTACCTTTAGTAGAAAACAACACtatggggtggcgggccaatgaatgcatggagaggcattgttggaaaagtctcaaaaagactctccttgagagtcttctttaTTTAGTCCTAAATGCCTAGTTTAGTTCCTAAAAGGTTCCTCTCTTTTGGTAAAAAAGTCTTTAAGAGAGTCTTTTAATCCCTGAACAAAAATGTTcctgaaaacaaacaccctctaagacAGCCCTGCCTTGTGGTTTTGGTTTAGCTCGCTATGTGGCCGTGGGGGTTCTGATTCTGCCTGCACATGCACGTACGTATTCACATGATGCTAAAGCAAAGCCAAACCGCTTTCTCCTTTCCTCCTTTTGCATGTTCCCGCCAGAGACGCGGCCACAACTCGATCTCAAGAATCGCCCATTTGCCACGGACGAGCGAGGCTCCGAAGGACTCACATTCCCACCCATGAAAAGGTTTTTGCTCCGACTTTTCTACACCCAAAACTGCTCAACTTTCATGTTAAAAACTGACACTAACAACACATTTTCCACGTCCATTTTTCTCCCTCTCTTTTCTTGGGTTGTCGGGTGAACAGGGCCAAGGCAGGGACAGAGGTTGCAGCCTCATGCAAGAGCATGCAAGGGAACAGTGGTATGAGCGTGATGATTCCTGGCAACCGTTGCTACATTGATGATTACGTGCAAGTGCAAGCAATGTCCATGGACAGGATGAGGAGGAGCGTGAACCAGGGCCTCCGACTCCGACGGCGCAGCGCTGCTGCTGCAAGCCTCCAGGAATTAGGACCCTGGGTGCAAGGCCAAGAGGCCTCTAAGGTACGCCATGTAAAAGAAAGAGGACGCTTAGAAAAACGTTGTGCAAAAGCTTATCAAAAGAAGATATATACTCCTATCACATGCATGATGCATGCATATCTCCCTAGCTTATTACTCCTGCTGGCCATCGCATGCATATGGTTGAGGCAACATTGATTGAACCCACATCGTTTCTGATGTTGTTCTTGGTAGAGCTCTAGCATATCTACTGTACTCCCGGCGTCGTATCTTTGACCTATGTTTCTCAGTTTGCGCCATGCCATGCACATCCCCCCTCCTAGCTACCGGTTGTTTCCATGTCTCAGCATGGGGGAACCTCTAGAGATCTGACTGGCAGGGTCTGATAGTGGCTTTAAATGGGCATGCAAACCCCGGCTAGCTATCAATGGCTGTCGTGCGTGGTGTggtgtactccctccggtcctttttactctgcatattaggtttgtctgaagtcaatctcattcaactttaaccaagtttatataaaaaattataaacattcacataacaacaccaatatcattagattcatcttggaatatattttcatattatgttTATTaaatattatagatgctaataatttttaataaaaatttggtcaaacttagtaaagtttgactttcggcaaaaccaatgtgcagagtaaaaaggaccggagagaGTATGTAGACTGGTGATGGTACTACTCCTAGACTAGACTGGTAGTAGTGCTGCATGCTAGTAGTAGTATAGGACGCTGCCAGAAATGGCTCTCGAGAACCCTCCCTGCCCTATCCTTGGCAGGAATAATAGCTTTGCCCCAGGCAGGCACCTGCCTCAGCTCATCGACATTGATGTGCCAAAAGGAGCGGCTTTTGCAGCGCTCGCTCGGCTCCAACCCTCGCCGCAGTCGAAGCAGCAGTTTTCATCATGGCCATGGGATCCATCGAATTCGAAAGAGGTAAATAACTAAATACACTAGAAGTCACAAAACTTGCACGCAATGTGCAGTTTAAtgcataaacttgtaaaatacgtgtttCTAGTCATCTAACTCGTCATCTCGTGCATATACGGTGCTTTCAACCGTATCCCTACGAGTGCCAACGTGGCAGGGCCACCATCAGTGGCTGAGGCTGTTTTTTTAAATACACTAGAAGTTACAGAACTTGCACGCAATGTTCAGTTTAGTGCATAAATTTGTAAAATACGTGTTTTTGGTCATCTAACTCGTCATCTCGTGCATATACGATGCT
This window contains:
- the LOC123130783 gene encoding myb family transcription factor MOF1-like, which encodes MARKEAWRRSGLVRQYTRSSVPRMRWTAELESSFVGAVERLGGRDSAKVTPKRILKLMDVSGLTISHVKSHLQMYRCTPHDNGKKGDGGAKIRSAFLPETRPQLDLKNRPFATDERGSEGLTFPPMKRAKAGTEVAASCKSMQGNSGMSVMIPGNRCYIDDYVQVQAMSMDRMRRSVNQGLRLRRRSAAAASLQELGPWVQGQEASKDSKPEAVRRLNHTTRQLPSMESYESGCFLFSSATSGEDEPAYLGGNGCSPSPCFAVEQRAVKDVSPWPSESSCVLSPSSRSFSDCSGPPGCSFAGQGISLELSLSMPGL